A part of Crassostrea angulata isolate pt1a10 chromosome 5, ASM2561291v2, whole genome shotgun sequence genomic DNA contains:
- the LOC128185322 gene encoding uncharacterized protein LOC128185322 codes for MVFDSSAQCNSVSLNNVLLTGPDLTNSLLGVLLRFRLDNIGAMADIQQMFHCFKVREDHRNYLRFFWYLDNNPQKQLVEYRMCIHVFGNSPSPAVATYGLRRTAHVAEDKYGSDVRSFVERNFYVDDGLLSMSSPEEIVSLMERTKQALLEEGGLRLHKFVSNSSDVMSHFPTEDLAKDLMSLDLIKENLPIQRSLGLSWNLRTDSFTFRLSLDEKPYTRRGVLSCLNSFYDPIGFVAPVLVRGKLLLRKFIEESTDWDQHLPEQYQVEWDQWKQQLPFLENLEIPRPYLPLSPEKLFKREVHVFTDASEEAVAAVAFLRAEDQDGNLHCGFIMGKGKVAPKKAVTIPRLELCAAVLGIEISKIIKEQLDIDPKEMHFHTDSKVVLGYIYNRTRRFYTYVSNRVEKIHKVSSPEQWSYVPSERNPADQATRPVSVESMKNSLWLCGPKQWFHQYQNTVKTADETVPLEHELVDSESDKKIRPILTVKKLHIGESSLGTGKFTKYSTKNGLVAGIARLKHIARAWSGTSQCRGWHSCNKAKDVKLYLETEKHIIREVQNEAFLEEIRCIRENKDLNRGSSLLKLHPFLDSDGIVRVGGRLSKSDLSNHERNPIIIPGKHHIATLLVRHYHQLTKHQGRHFTEGSIRSAGYWITGAKRIVSSVIYNCVTCRKMRRKPEHQIMADLPQDRLSPGPPFSSVGVDTFGPWEVAARRTRGGLAHAKRWAVMFSCLSSRAVHIEVVEEMSSSSFINALRRFVAILGRVQEFRSDRGTNFVGSTESLGIHTINVEDGPVGQFLLDNRAVWIFNPPHSSHMGGAWERMIGLTRRILDSLLITGTAKKLTHETLVTFLAEACAIINSRPLVPVPTDPEYPFILTPYTLLTQKTDKGGEPPGPFDEKDAFKAQWKRVQLLADLFWKRWRREYLVTLQSRQKWTQHQRNLSVGDVVLLKDSSAHRCDWKMAVVDQVFPSASDKRVRKVQLRVNKNGINTFYTRPVTETVLLMAI; via the coding sequence ATGGTGTTTGACTCATCAGCCCAGTGTAATAGTGTGTCACTGAACAATGTTCTTCTGACAGGCCCGGATTTAACAAACAGTCTTCTTGGTGTTCTACTGCGGTTCAGACTTGATAACATCGGTGCCATGGCTGACATACAACAGATGTTTCACTGTTTTAAAGTCCGAGAAGACCACAGAAACTATCTACGTTTCTTCTGGTACTTAGACAACAATCCACAGAAGCAATTGGTGGAATACAGAATGTGCATTCATGTTTTCGGCAACAGTCCATCACCCGCAGTTGCAACATATGGACTTAGAAGGACTGCACATGTTGCCGAAGATAAATACGGAAGTGACGTTCGAAGTTTCGTTGAACGCAACTTCTATGTTGATGATGGTTTGCTCTCGATGTCATCCCCAGAAGAAATCGTCAGTTTGATGGAAAGAACAAAGCAAGCGCTACTGGAAGAAGGAGGGCTTAGGCTTCACAAATTTGTGTCTAACAGCAGTGATGTTATGAGCCACTTTCCCACTGAAGACTTAGCCAAAGACTTGATGTCTTTAGATCTCATTAAAGAGAATCTTCCTATACAGCGAAGTTTAGGGTTAAGCTGGAATCTCCGAACAGATTCATTCACCTTCAGACTTTCCTTAGATGAGAAACCATATACACGCCGCGGAGTACTTTCCTGTTTAAACAGTTTCTACGACCCTATAGGATTTGTTGCCCCAGTTCTCGTTAGAGGTAAACTGCTGTTAAGAAAGTTCATTGAGGAATCTACTGACTGGGATCAACATTTACCTGAACAGTATCAAGTGGAATGGGACCAGTGGAAACAGCAGCTACCATTTCTAGAAAACCTGGAAATCCCTCGTCCTTATCTCCCTTTATCTCCTGAAAAGCTTTTCAAGAGAGAAGTCCACGTGTTTACAGATGCGTCTGAAGAGGCAGTTGCAGCAGTTGCTTTCCTCAGAGCGGAGGACCAAGATGGCAATCTACATTGCGGCTTCATTATGGGAAAAGGAAAAGTTGCACCTAAGAAAGCAGTCACCATCCCTCGTTTAGAGTTATGCGCTGCAGTGCTTGGAATTGAGATATCCAAGATCATCAAAGAACAGCTGGATATTGATCCCAAAGAAATGCATTTCCATACTGACAGCAAAGTTGTTCTTGGTTATATCTACAACAGAACCAGGAGATTCTATACCTATGTTAGCAACCGAGTTGAAAAGATACATAAAGTTTCTTCACCGGAACAATGGAGCTATGTTCCTTCAGAACGCAACCCCGCAGATCAAGCGACCAGACCAGTCTCAGTTGAAAGCATGAAAAACAGTCTGTGGCTTTGTGGTCCAAAACAATGGTTCCATCAATACCAAAACACAGTGAAGACAGCCGACGAAACAGTTCCACTAGAGCACGAACTCGTAGACTCAGAGAGTGACAAAAAGATTCGACCAATACTTACAGTGAAGAAGCTACACATTGGAGAATCATCTCTTGGAActgggaaattcactaaatattcaACAAAGAATGGTTTGGTAGCAGGAATCGCACGCCTGAAACACATAGCTAGGGCTTGGAGTGGAACATCACAGTGCAGAGGTTGGCATTCCTGCAATAAGGCAAAGGATGTCAAACTGTATCTTGAGACAGAGAAACACATCATTAGAGAGGTCCAAAATGAAGCATTCCTAGAAGAAATTAGATGCATTAGAGAAAACAAAGATCTCAACAGAGGAAGCTCGCTCTTGAAATTACACCCCTTCTTAGATAGCGATGGTATCGTACGTGTTGGAGGCCGATTGTCCAAGTCAGATTTGAGCAACCATGAAAGGAACCCCATCATTATTCCTGGGAAACATCATATTGCTACACTGTTGGTGCGCCATTACCATCAGCTCACGAAGCATCAAGGACGCCACTTCACTGAAGGCTCGATTAGATCAGCCGGTTATTGGATAACCGGAGCCAAGCGAATCGTATCTTCAGTAATATACAATTGTGTGACATGCAGAAAGATGAGAAGAAAACCTGAGCATCAAATAATGGCGGACTTACCTCAAGATCGGTTATCTCCAGGACCTCCATTCTCAAGCGTGGGAGTGGATACCTTTGGACCCTGGGAAGTTGCTGCACGTCGCACCAGAGGAGGACTGGCTCACGCAAAACGTTGGGCAGTGATGTTTTCTTGTCTTTCCTCAAGAGCTGTCCATATAGAAGTGGTCGAAGAGATGAGTTCCTCGTCTTTCATTAACGCTCTGAGAAGATTCGTCGCTATACTAGGCAGAGTACAGGAATTTAGATCGGATCGTGGCACAAACTTTGTGGGTTCAACCGAAAGTCTAGGAATTCATACCATTAATGTAGAAGATGGACCCGTTGGACAGTTTCTGTTGGATAACAGAGCTGTATGGATATTTAATCCTCCACACTCATCCCACATGGGCGGTGCATGGGAGAGGATGATAGGCCTTACAAGACGAATTCTAGACTCTTTATTGATTACTGGTACAGCAAAGAAGTTGACACACGAGACCCTCGTAACGTTCTTAGCTGAAGCTTGTGCCATTATTAACTCAAGACCATTAGTACCAGTTCCAACCGATCCAGAATACCCATTCATTCTCACTCCATATACCCTTCTGACCCAGAAAACAGACAAAGGAGGAGAACCGCCTGGACCATTTGATGAGAAAGATGCCTTCAAAGCTCAGTGGAAAAGAGTTCAACTACTTGCAGACCTCTTCTGGAAACGATGGCGTAGGGAATATTTAGTCACCCTTCAAAGTCGACAAAAGTGGACACAGCACCAAAGAAACCTATCCGTCGGTGATGTCGTTTTATTGAAGGACAGTTCAGCCCATCGCTGTGACTGGAAGATGGCAGTAGTGGATCAAGTGTTTCCAAGCGCATCGGACAAGAGAGTCCGTAAAGTACAACTTCGTGTGAACAAGAATGGCATTAACACATTCTATACGCGCCCGGTTACAGAGACTGTACTCTTGATGGCAATTTGA
- the LOC128185323 gene encoding uncharacterized protein LOC128185323 — MDLLIKWLGPESKRFASSIRGSNINDPVKGLYRIWERLEERYGRPEMIESALKNKLNKFPKITMKDPKMLYDLLDILTEIESAKENDQYATLLSYYDSSSGVIPIISKLPPNLQEKWVSQASKYKKYYEVPFPPFKFLVSFIRDLSIVKNDPAFHTDISSTLTTSEKRTYEPKRSFPVNSRKTDLEADDGNIQETQERTSRCPIHKASHSLNQCRTFRAKPIQERKDLLREFQFCYKCCDSKHLSRNCTATIKCDVCGSSRHATALHIDQKKFEPKASCGWEKTESGSGRVDGGERSARRTDVSNKCTELCGNNFNGRSCAKVLPVNVYPYGKRECAIKVYAIIDEQSNCTLARSELFDFFNIQSESEAYTLFSCSGQSTCSGRKVNGLVVESIDGSCRFNLPSVIECDEIPANRQEIATPEVADTYPHLQDIAIHMMPLDEDVNILLLIGRDLGDVHHVLEQRVGPPNTPHAQKLHFGWVIVGEVCLGRTHRPDVVVANKVSVMSDGRNTLATPCPNNIIVKETLPKQIQCDALLKHRKGNEPIGQNIFQTSPDDDKPGLSVEDKKFLAIMDKEFYRDESGQWVAPLPFREPRYRLPDNRQQALKRATILDNSLRKNPIKCEHALTFLYI, encoded by the coding sequence ATGGATTTGTTGATAAAATGGTTGGGACCAGAGTCAAAGAGATTTGCAAGCAGCATTAGAGGATCCAACATCAACGACCCAGTGAAAGGACTCTATCGTATATGGGAACGTTTAGAAGAGCGCTATGGAAGACCCGAAATGATTGAATCCGCCCTAAAGAACAAACTCAACAAATTTCCCAAGATAACTATGAAGGACCCAAAGATGCTGTATGATTTGCTTGATATATTGACCGAAATAGAATCAGCGAAGGAGAATGATCAATATGCTACACTCCTCTCATACTATGACTCATCTTCTGGCGTCATTCCTATTATCAGCAAGCTTCCCCCAAATCTTCAAGAAAAATGGGTATCTCAAGCATCAAAGTACAAGAAATATTACGAAGTTCCATTCCCCCCATTTAAATTCCTTGTGAGTTTTATCCGGGATCTCAGCATTGTAAAAAATGACCCAGCTTTTCATACCGATATTTCATCTACACTAACTACATCGGAGAAAAGAACTTACGAACCAAAGCGATCGTTTCCTGTCAACAGTCGAAAAACTGATCTTGAAGCTGATGACGGAAACATACAAGAAACACAGGAACGAACATCAAGATGTCCAATACACAAAGCAAGTCATTCCTTAAATCAGTGCAGAACCTTTCGAGCTAAACCTATACAGGAGAGAAAGGATTTATTGCGGgaatttcaattttgttataaatGCTGTGACTCTAAACATCTGTCAAGAAACTGTACAGCTACCATAAAGTGTGACGTGTGTGGAAGTTCTCGTCATGCCACAGCGTTGCATATCGACCAAAAGAAGTTTGAACCCAAAGCATCTTGTGGATGGGAGAAGACAGAATCAGGATCTGGACGTGTTGACGGCGGGGAGAGGTCTGCAAGGAGAACTGACGTTTCAAATAAATGTACTGAACTCTGTGGCAATAACTTTAATGGTCGATCATGTGCAAAAGTTCTACCTGTCAATGTTTATCCTTACGGCAAAAGGGAATGCGCTATCAAGGTGTACGCAATCATCGACGAACAGAGCAACTGTACCCTTGCTAGATCCGAATTATTTGACTTCTTCAACATCCAAAGTGAATCAGAAGCATACACCCTGTTTTCTTGCAGTGGTCAATCTACATGCAGTGGAAGAAAAGTCAATGGATTAGTTGTTGAATCTATAGATGGAAGTTGTCGTTTCAATCTTCCTTCAGTTATCGAGTGTGACGAAATTCCTGCTAATCGACAAGAGATAGCAACCCCAGAGGTAGCAGACACTTACCCTCATCTACAAGACATAGCAATTCATATGATGCCACTTGATGAAGACGTCAACATTCTTCTCTTGATCGGACGTGACCTTGGAGATGTACATCATGTTCTCGAGCAAAGAGTTGGACCTCCAAATACACCACATGCACAGAAACTTCATTTTGGATGGGTGATTGTTGGAGAGGTTTGTCTCGGAAGAACTCACAGACCAGATGTTGTTGTTGCAAACAAAGTCTCAGTTATGTCTGATGGAAGGAATACTTTGGCTACCCCATGTCCAAACAATATCATTGTCAAGGAGACCCTACCTAAACAAATACAGTGTGATGCACTCCTTAAACATCGAAAAGGAAACGAACCAATTGGACAGAACATTTTCCAGACATCTCCTGACGATGACAAGCCAGGACTGTCTGTGGAAGATAAAAAATTCCTAGCCATCATGGACAAGGAGTTCTATCGTGATGAAAGTGGCCAGTGGGTTGCCCCATTACCATTCCGAGAACCGAGATACAGACTTCCAGATAATAGACAGCAAGCATTGAAAAGAGCAACGATACTAGATAATAGCCTGAGGAAGAATCCAATTAAATGTGAACACGCACTCACCTTTTTGTatatttga